A genome region from Leptidea sinapis chromosome 34, ilLepSina1.1, whole genome shotgun sequence includes the following:
- the LOC126975066 gene encoding leucine zipper putative tumor suppressor 2 homolog isoform X3, whose protein sequence is MYRTKSSSGIGTDCKEPVPAPSPADSGVSELERDQHDYGTTDRLRGNDVRFRAPRMMLQTCRSRDERDTELARLRRDRALLRQRLEDTEWSLCQRAGEISLLKTQLKEAQNEQTAKGHEYLTLKADCRQLRETLDKKEKEIMRLRAESEEKQKTVKRLQAEVDRLTNNLIESASDLTKNKETSKTEIDKLKTELKELRQELSDVSLSGYEGIDCGRTMRGIYEVCKNEYWNSNDSALDAEVQRLNGELPDPCNESCPANAVVERLKCELESKETQFNNEKRKWSEEKDKVLRYQKQLQLNYVQTFKRSRTLEAELDGLRLELELCNKNMKNMNHGKPIEL, encoded by the exons ATGTACAG AACGAAGTCCAGTTCGGGCATCGGGACTGACTGCAAGGAGCCAGTGCCGGCCCCTTCTCCTGCTGACTCCGGAGTCTCCGAGCTGGAGAGAGACCAACATGACTACGG CACGACGGATCGTCTGCGCGGTAACGACGTGCGGTTCCGAGCTCCGCGCATGATGCTGCAGACCTGTCGGAGCAGGGACGAGCGAGACACGGAGCTGGCCCGGCTGAGGAGAGACCGGGCGCTGCTGCGGCAGAGGCTCGAGGACACCGAGTGGAGCCTGTGCCAGCGAGCCGGCGAGATATCGCTGCTGAAGACACAGCTCAAGGAAGCACAG AATGAACAGACAGCTAAAGGTCACGAGTACCTCACGCTAAAAGCTGACTGCCGCCAGCTCAGGGAAACGCTCGACAAAAAAGAGAAAGAAATTATGAGACTCCGAGCAGAATCGGAAGAGAAACAAAAAACGGTGAAAAGACTCCAAGCCGAGGTGGACAGACTAACAAATAATCTTATAGAAAGTGCTTCGGATCTCACGAAAAATAAGGAGACTAGCAAAACCGAAATAGACAAACTGAAAACTGAGCTTAAAGAATTGCGGCAAGAGCTATCCGATGTTTCTCTCAGTGGATACGAAGGTATTGATTGTGGAAGAACGATGAGAGGCATTTACGAAGTATGTAAGAACGAATACTGGAATTCCAACGACAGCGCTCTAGACGCTGAAGTACAAAGACTTAACGGTGAACTGCCAGATCCTTGTAACGAATCTTGCCCTGCCAACGCTGTAGTAGAAAGACTTAAGTGTGAATTAGAATCTAAAGAAACCCAATTCAACAACGAAAAAAGAAAATGGTCGGAAGAGAAGGACAAAGTATTGAGATACCAGAAGCAGTTGCAGTTGAACTACGTGCAGACTTTTAAGAGATCGCGCACCCTGGAAGCAGAACTGGATGGGTTGAGGCTAGAGCTGGAACTTTGCAATAAGAATATGAAGAACATGAACCATGGAAAGCCCATAGAATTGTAA